From Malaciobacter mytili LMG 24559:
AAGGAGTTGAATCTACAATAGAACCAAAAACTTTATAGTTAAAGTAGTCATTTTTCCCAATATTAGTAAAGTTAAAGTTTTTTTGTTTTGCATCACCTTTATTATTTAAGCCATATTTTAAATCAACTGCTGTTTGAGGTTTTGTTATTTTCTTTGTTATTATATTTATAACACCACCAATTGCATCTGAACCATAAAGTGTAGACATAGAGCCTTTTACTATTTCAATTCTTTCTATTATTGAAGCTGGTATTCTATTCATTTCATAAGGATTTTCTGTTTCAGCTGATAACCTTTTTCCATCTAAAAGAATAAGTGTCCCATTTGCTCCAACACCTCTTATAGAAATAGAAGCTTTTGAAGCAGAACTAGGGTGAGGAAATCTTGCAAATTGGGCATTTATTGATGGTATTTTTTCCAATACATCTTTTAATGTTGAAGCAGATATTTTCTCAATTTCTTCTTTTGTAACAACTATAATTGAAGCACTTACTCCCTCAATATTTTTTTCTGTTTTAGTAGCAGTTGTTACTAAAACTTCTCCTAAATTTGTATTTGCATAAGAATTATTTGTTAAAATAATAGCAGTTACACTTGATAAAATAAGACCTTTTTTCATTTAAATTTTCCTTTTAATTAGAGTTATAATATAAATTTTCATTTGGCAAATTACCACCTATAAGTTTTGCATTACTATTTTTTAAAATAGTAAAGAAAAACTCTAAATCCTCTTTGGCTTCAAAAGCAGATATACTTTCAAGCTTCACATATTTTATGGAGTCAGCTAAACCTTTTTCTTCAAGCATAGGAAGTGTTTTAACAACTAAAGTTGCAGCTTTTTGTGGATTTTGTTTATACCAAGCAAGAGATTTTTCATATTCTTGTAAAAATCTATTTATAAGTTCTTCTTTACCTTTTGTATTTCCTAAATATGCAATTCCAGCTTGTGGCACTTTTGATTTTGTATTAAAAAGTTTTCCCCACTCCTCTTGTAAATCAACACTTCTATATAACTCTGGAGCAACTATTTTTATAGGAAAAGAATCTGTTTTTCTCAAAGCTATAGAAATAGCAGGCTCTGCTAAAAGAGCATGATCTACTCGTCTTAAAATAAGCATTTGCATTGCATCAATTGGATTTGTTACATATTGAATTTTAAAATCTTTCTTAGGATCTAATCCATACTTTTTTGTAAGTTCTTGAAAAATAATATCTGGCATATCTGCTCTAAAAGGAATAGCTATTTCTTTACCTTTAAAATCTTTTAAGGTTTTTAAATTTGCATCTCGACTTATCATTGCAAGTATTCCCCAAACAGATACATTTAGAAGTTTTAAATCAACTCCTTTATTGTAAAGATTTGAAGCCACATTTGTAGGTAAAGCTATAAAATCAATATTTGAGTTTAAAATCATTGCTTTTAATTCATCAGGATTTTTCCATAATTTAAACTCGATTTTTTTATTTAAATCCTTTAGTGCATCATTTTCTATCATATGCATAATAGGGTGTGATACAGAAGCAAAAGGACCAGCTACAACTATTTTATTTTCATCTTTTGCAAAAAGTGATAATAAAAACACAAAACTAAATAATAAACTTTTTTTCATAATTTTCCTTTTTAACCTTTTATTCCATCTTCTCTTTTTGAGAGTAAAAATGGAAAAAAGATTTTCATATATATAATAAATGGTATTGCCCATAAAATAGAAGAAATAAGATATGCTTCAATATTAAACTCTTCATAAAAAGGTATTAAAGTTCTTATAAAAGTTGCTAAAAGGATTAAAAAAACTCCAAGGTTTAACCAAAGATTTGTAAAAAGCTTTCTTCCCGTATGAATAGTTGAAACAATTATCATCACAATATAAAAAACAAGACCAAAAGTACCACTTGTAAGAAAATGTCTAAAGTGATTTAGTGCATATAACTCATCATTTAAATAATCATAAGCCAAAAAAAGATAACCAAGAGCAGTTATTAAAATAATACTAATCATATAAATAACAAAAGGCTTTCTTAAAATATTGTAATCTTTTAAAATAAAATCATTTGATATATTTAAAATAGATGCAAAACAAGCAAGAGCAAGATATGCTAAAATAGAGTTTTGAGGGAAAAGAAACTCTATAAAAGTATATAAAAGTACACAAAAAATAGCTAGATTATATCTTGGAGCCTTTGAATAAAAAGTTTCATCAATATTTTCATTTTCCAAAAGTTCATTTATAGCTTCCATATTTATTCTTCTTAATGCAAGTAAAATTAAAACAATAAAAAATCCTAATGCCAAAAATAAAATAGATGATGACTCTATATTCAAATGCTCTGAAATACTTAAAAAAAACATACTTTGTATAAATAATAATGCAATAAGATTAAAAGCTAGTGAAATATGTCTTTTATTTACATCTTTAAATACTGGTTTAGCAATTAATAAAATTATATAAAAGCTTAAAAAAAGGTTTAAAAAAGCTACAAGATATACCCCTAAAAAGGATATAAACCAAAAGCTTATTCTTGAAGTTAGCCATAGTAAAACTATAAAAAGAAGTCTTCTTCCTACAATTGGAACAGCCCCTGGAAACATCTCTGGAACACCAGTTAAAAAAAAAGCAATTATACCTGCACTTCCTATTCCAAAAAGCATTTCATAAATATGCCAAATTAATAAATTATCAATAAACTCTAAAGAGATCAAACCACTAAAAGTAAAGCTCCAAAGAATAATAGAAATTACAATATAAGGAGCAAGAATTAAAAATATAGGTCTAAATCCATACGCTAAATATATGGGAAAATCTCCTTTTGGATAATATTTATAGTGTTTAGATGCATACTGCTTTTTATTTTCCATTATTTTAATTCCAATTCAAAAGTATTTATAATATATTCATCACTTAAAAGTTTTGCAGTTTGTTCATAAACAAAACTATCATCTCTTTTATCTCTTGCTTTATCAAACTTAAATTTTTTTACTATATGTCCTACAGGCTCAGCTTTTAAAACTAAAATTTCATCACTTAGTTTTATTGCTTCCATTAAATCATGTGTAATAAATAAAATACTTAATTTCTCTTTTTCAATTATTTCAATAAGTAAATTTTGAAGTTCTTTTTTCAAACCAATATCTAAAGCTGAAAAAGGTTCATCTAAAAATAAAAGTGAAGGTTTTACAACTAAAGCCCTTGCAAAGGATACTCTTTGTTTCATACCTCCACTTAAATCTTTTGGAAATTTATATAAGTCATCTTCTTGTAATCCAAACTTTATAGCAATTTGTTTTGCTAAAACTTGGGCTTTACTTTTTTTAACATTTTTTGCAAGAAGACCTAAACAAATATTATCAAGAACATTTTTCCAAGGAAGAAGTCTTGCTTCTTGAAATGCAAAAGAACTACTTTTAAAACTATTTTTTATTCTTCCATCTTCAAGTGTCAAAAGTTTTGCACAAAGATGAAGTAAAGTTGTTTTTCCACCACCACTTGGACCTACAATAGAAATTACTTGAGCTTTTTTTAGTTCAAAATTTATATTTTTTAAAATTTCTTTAAAACCAAAAGAGAAAGAAACATCTTCTACTAATAACTGTTCTAATTTCTCCATGCTTCAACCTCTCTTTTAATTGGCTCTAAAATTAAGTACTCAATTAATAATAAACTTCCTATCATAATAACAACCAAAGCAAGAGCTGTTGCCGTATCTAATTGACTTCTTGCAATTGCTAAACTAGCACCAATTCCCTCATTTGAAGAGAGTAATTCTGCCATTACAACAATTTTCCAAGACATTCCCAAGGCGCTAATCCAAGAGGGAAAAATATAAGAAAAAATATGAGGAAAATATAAATCAACCATCTTCATTTTAAAAGATAAATTAAAACTATCTGTCATTTGTTTTAAGTCTCCTTCTAAAGTTCTTGTCCCTTGTAAAGCACCTACGAAAATAATAGGGAAAGATGCAACTATAACAGTAAAAATTACAGTCATATCACTCATTCCAAACCAAATCATTGCTAAAACAATCCATGCAATGGGTGGCATTCCTACAAGAATTGTAACTATTGGTCTACTCATCATAGATGTAGTTACAAATAATCCAGCTAATAAACCTAAAAATGTTCCAATAATAAGTGAAATAAAAAAACCGATTAAAGCTCTTTTTATTGTTATTAATACATTAGTAATGGTTTCATCATTTGTAATAATTGAGATTAAAGTTAAAATTGTCTCTTTTGGACTTGGTAAAATCAAATTTCCATATAATTGATTACCTAAATCCCAAAGGGCAAAAAAAAGAAAGATTGAAGAAATAGAACCCCAACCACTCCAAAGATAAGAAGGAAAATCTTTTATAATTTTTAATATAAATTTCATATGCACCTAAATTAAATATTTTTTCTAATTTTAATGAAAACAATAGTGATTATCAATGACTTAAA
This genomic window contains:
- a CDS encoding ABC transporter substrate-binding protein, with the translated sequence MKKSLLFSFVFLLSLFAKDENKIVVAGPFASVSHPIMHMIENDALKDLNKKIEFKLWKNPDELKAMILNSNIDFIALPTNVASNLYNKGVDLKLLNVSVWGILAMISRDANLKTLKDFKGKEIAIPFRADMPDIIFQELTKKYGLDPKKDFKIQYVTNPIDAMQMLILRRVDHALLAEPAISIALRKTDSFPIKIVAPELYRSVDLQEEWGKLFNTKSKVPQAGIAYLGNTKGKEELINRFLQEYEKSLAWYKQNPQKAATLVVKTLPMLEEKGLADSIKYVKLESISAFEAKEDLEFFFTILKNSNAKLIGGNLPNENLYYNSN
- a CDS encoding NnrS family protein, with translation MENKKQYASKHYKYYPKGDFPIYLAYGFRPIFLILAPYIVISIILWSFTFSGLISLEFIDNLLIWHIYEMLFGIGSAGIIAFFLTGVPEMFPGAVPIVGRRLLFIVLLWLTSRISFWFISFLGVYLVAFLNLFLSFYIILLIAKPVFKDVNKRHISLAFNLIALLFIQSMFFLSISEHLNIESSSILFLALGFFIVLILLALRRINMEAINELLENENIDETFYSKAPRYNLAIFCVLLYTFIEFLFPQNSILAYLALACFASILNISNDFILKDYNILRKPFVIYMISIILITALGYLFLAYDYLNDELYALNHFRHFLTSGTFGLVFYIVMIIVSTIHTGRKLFTNLWLNLGVFLILLATFIRTLIPFYEEFNIEAYLISSILWAIPFIIYMKIFFPFLLSKREDGIKG
- a CDS encoding ABC transporter ATP-binding protein, encoding MEKLEQLLVEDVSFSFGFKEILKNINFELKKAQVISIVGPSGGGKTTLLHLCAKLLTLEDGRIKNSFKSSSFAFQEARLLPWKNVLDNICLGLLAKNVKKSKAQVLAKQIAIKFGLQEDDLYKFPKDLSGGMKQRVSFARALVVKPSLLFLDEPFSALDIGLKKELQNLLIEIIEKEKLSILFITHDLMEAIKLSDEILVLKAEPVGHIVKKFKFDKARDKRDDSFVYEQTAKLLSDEYIINTFELELK
- a CDS encoding ABC transporter permease; translated protein: MKFILKIIKDFPSYLWSGWGSISSIFLFFALWDLGNQLYGNLILPSPKETILTLISIITNDETITNVLITIKRALIGFFISLIIGTFLGLLAGLFVTTSMMSRPIVTILVGMPPIAWIVLAMIWFGMSDMTVIFTVIVASFPIIFVGALQGTRTLEGDLKQMTDSFNLSFKMKMVDLYFPHIFSYIFPSWISALGMSWKIVVMAELLSSNEGIGASLAIARSQLDTATALALVVIMIGSLLLIEYLILEPIKREVEAWRN